One window of the Rosa rugosa chromosome 3, drRosRugo1.1, whole genome shotgun sequence genome contains the following:
- the LOC133738599 gene encoding sm-like protein LSM3B produces the protein MASEEESAVKEPLDLIRLSLDERIYVKLRSDRELRGKLHAYDQHLNMILGDVEEIVTSVEIDDETYEEIVRTTKRTVPYLFVRGDGVILVSPPLRTA, from the exons ATGGCGAGTGAGGAAGAAAGCGCGGTGAAGGAGCCTTTGGATCTGATAAGGCTCAGCCTCGACGAGCGCATTTACGTCAAGCTCCGCTCTGACCGTGAGCTCCGCGGTAAACTCCAT GCTTATGATCAACATTTAAATATGATTCTTGGTGACGTGGAAGAAATTGTTACCTCTGTGGAAATTGATGATGAAACTTATGAAGAGATTGTCCGG ACTACAAAGAGGACAGTTCCATATCTGTTTGTCAGAGGAGACGGTGTCATCCTTGTTTCACCCCCACTAAGGACAGCTTGA